A stretch of Clostridium formicaceticum DNA encodes these proteins:
- the fabK gene encoding enoyl-[acyl-carrier-protein] reductase FabK encodes MLRTDLCEVLNIEYPILQGGMAWVATAELAAAVSNAGGLGIIAAGNAPGDIVEKEIQKAKELTDKPFGVNVMLLSPFVEDVMEIIYKYKVAVVTTGAGNPGKYIKKLKEIGTKIVPVVPSVALAKRMESLGVDAVIVEGTEAGGHIGELTTFALVPQVVDELKIPVIAAGGIADGRGLVAALALGAQGVQMGTRFICSNECTAHEKYKEMVIKAKDRDAIVTARSSGHPVRVLKNKFAKEIARLEKENVPFEELEQIGIGKLRLAVVEGDIENGSVMAGQIAAMVKDIKSCEEIIDEVINDAKVQLQRLKFLSKEEL; translated from the coding sequence ATGTTACGTACAGATTTATGCGAGGTTTTAAATATTGAATATCCAATCCTCCAGGGAGGCATGGCATGGGTTGCTACAGCGGAGTTAGCAGCAGCAGTATCGAATGCTGGTGGACTAGGGATTATTGCAGCGGGAAATGCTCCTGGTGATATTGTAGAGAAAGAAATTCAAAAGGCAAAAGAACTAACGGATAAACCCTTTGGTGTGAATGTCATGCTTTTATCTCCTTTTGTTGAAGACGTAATGGAAATCATCTATAAGTATAAAGTAGCTGTTGTTACTACAGGGGCAGGTAATCCTGGCAAATATATTAAAAAGCTAAAAGAAATAGGAACCAAAATCGTTCCTGTGGTTCCTTCGGTAGCTCTTGCAAAGAGAATGGAGAGCTTAGGGGTAGACGCAGTGATTGTGGAGGGAACTGAAGCTGGAGGACATATTGGAGAACTAACCACCTTTGCTTTAGTACCTCAGGTGGTAGATGAATTGAAGATACCTGTAATCGCTGCTGGAGGTATTGCAGATGGAAGAGGTTTGGTGGCAGCTTTAGCACTGGGAGCTCAAGGCGTGCAAATGGGGACGAGATTTATTTGCTCTAACGAATGTACTGCTCATGAAAAATATAAGGAAATGGTGATTAAGGCAAAGGACAGGGATGCTATTGTTACTGCTAGAAGCAGTGGACACCCTGTAAGAGTGCTGAAAAATAAATTTGCTAAAGAAATTGCCCGGTTAGAAAAAGAAAATGTTCCCTTCGAAGAGTTGGAACAAATCGGTATAGGGAAGCTAAGGCTAGCAGTAGTAGAAGGAGACATTGAAAACGGCTCTGTTATGGCGGGACAGATCGCTGCTATGGTAAAAGACATTAAATCCTGTGAGGAAATTATAGATGAAGTAATAAATGACGCAAAGGTGCAATTACAGAGATTGAAGTTTTTAAGCAAGGAGGAATTGTAA
- a CDS encoding beta-ketoacyl-ACP synthase III, with protein sequence MTKQFAVGITGIGSYLPDKIFTNSDIEKMVETSDEWIVTRTGIKQRRVVDEKTAASDLATKAAEKAIEDAGMDAKEIDLIIVATATPDMAFPSTACIVQKNIAAVNAAALDISAACTGFVYALTVGEQFIKTGFYKNALIIGAETMSKVIDWQDRNTCVLFGDGAGAVVLEKTEEGMGILSSYLGADGESGDCLTIPAGGSRLPATYETVDNRLHCIKMDGSEVFKFAVRVMASAALKALEKSNINLEEVDFLIPHQANIRIIEAAAKRLKLPMEKVYVNLDQYGNMSAASVPVALDEAVKKGLIKKGDTVVMVAFGGGLTWGSTVVKWCKE encoded by the coding sequence TTGACTAAACAATTTGCTGTGGGGATAACAGGGATAGGAAGTTATCTACCAGATAAAATATTCACCAACAGCGACATAGAGAAGATGGTAGAAACCTCTGATGAGTGGATTGTGACGAGAACGGGTATCAAACAAAGAAGAGTTGTTGATGAAAAAACGGCTGCTTCTGATTTAGCTACCAAAGCTGCAGAAAAAGCCATAGAAGATGCTGGTATGGATGCGAAAGAGATAGATTTAATTATTGTTGCAACTGCCACACCAGATATGGCATTTCCTTCTACAGCCTGTATTGTTCAAAAAAATATTGCTGCTGTAAACGCAGCTGCCTTAGATATTTCAGCAGCTTGTACAGGGTTTGTCTATGCTCTCACTGTGGGGGAACAGTTTATAAAGACAGGTTTTTACAAAAATGCGTTAATTATTGGGGCTGAAACGATGTCGAAGGTGATTGATTGGCAGGATCGTAATACATGCGTACTATTCGGTGATGGGGCGGGAGCAGTAGTGCTAGAAAAAACAGAAGAAGGCATGGGAATCTTATCTTCTTATTTAGGAGCAGATGGAGAAAGTGGAGATTGTTTAACAATACCGGCAGGCGGTTCTAGACTACCAGCAACTTACGAAACCGTGGATAATCGATTACATTGCATAAAAATGGATGGCAGCGAGGTGTTTAAATTTGCTGTCAGGGTGATGGCAAGTGCAGCGCTTAAGGCTCTGGAAAAAAGCAATATAAATTTAGAAGAAGTGGACTTTTTAATACCCCATCAGGCCAATATTAGGATTATAGAAGCAGCAGCCAAGAGGTTAAAGCTTCCTATGGAAAAAGTCTATGTTAATTTAGATCAATATGGAAATATGTCAGCTGCTTCTGTACCAGTAGCTTTAGATGAAGCTGTGAAGAAAGGTCTTATAAAAAAAGGTGATACTGTTGTTATGGTAGCCTTTGGGGGAGGACTGACATGGGGATCTACAGTAGTAAAGTGGTGCAAGGAATGA